From the genome of Oryza glaberrima chromosome 1, OglaRS2, whole genome shotgun sequence:
GCAGCCAGATTATATCATTTGAGTGCATGTTAGGAAGATTAGATACGGTATGTGTAAAAAATTGAAATCCCAACCAAAAGAACAGGTCTCTGTTCAGTTCGAGGAGAAGACTTGCAACACagttaaatgatttcaactaattACATCAATGAATCTAAATTTGTTGCCACAAATCAGCCCCACTCAACAATTCAGAGTCAATAACATTTTTTATCAACAAACTAATAAATGACTATTGCAAGGTTCCTATAAACTAATCTGATGTCCATTCAACAATTTTTACATGGTCGCTACACAATTTGCATATTTGAAAACAGGACCACCACCTAAAGAATATCCATCACAGCAATAGCATCCAATTTCCGTATTCgcatatgcagatgataaacccaAAAGGAATAAATGCTCACCTGGGGCGGTCACCAGGAGGGCCAGAGCCGAATGGGCGAGACGGGGGCTTGGCAGACTTCTTGAGGGTGTTAGGCACAACCTCAGATGGCAGGTTGAGGTAGCTGCGGAGGTGCTCAATGCCATCATTGGTCAGGTACCAGTAGTAGTGCTGCCACGAGAAGGTCTCCCTCACATACTCCTTTGACTTGAAGCTCTGCATGAGCTTAATCACCTCCAAGTTGGGCACATCAACCTTTGGGTGCTTGGCCAGGTTGTAGTCCTTCTTGGCATACAAGACTCCCTCTGCATATAGTTGAATTAAATTAGCACTTCAACTCATAACAAATAAAGGTACCATCATTCAGGCCTTCAGCAAATACATGACCAATCAAATAAAACATGTTTCAACATAATATTTGGAGTAAATCTGGGAGCAATGTAACTGAATTCGTCAAACCTATAAACCTCAGACAGCCATAGTGAATGAACAATTGCAGACAATGCAATCAAAATCTGCCCTATTGGAATCAAGCGAATGCAACAACCTAAACCCTACTGCAACACCACATCAAGTCGAAGCTTGCAATCACGATCAGCACATACACAATGTACAGAGTCGGCGTAtagaggagaagaaagggggAGAATCTCACCATGGAAGAGGTACTTGCAGATCTCGCGGCGGTTCTTCTTGGAGATGATCTgcgacacaaaaaaaaaaacaaagcgcGGCATCGCGTCAGACAACGGAACGGGTAGAGCATAGCGGAGCAAACGAATGTGGCTCGGTTTCGGAGGTCGCTACTCACCATGGTGGCGGAGAGCTCGAaccggaggagggcggcggcgccggcggcttcgGGGCCTTGGGGAACGAGAGGCGAAGCAGCGAGGCGGGGAGAAAAACCCTAGCTTTGTGATGGGTTGATATATAGAGGCCACCACATGGGCCTCCATTGTGGGCTCTGTTTCGCCTTCCATGTGTTGTGGGCCTCAATTGACTACACgggcctcttttttttttcttttcctttttttctctttctgcAAAAGTTTCTCCTTTCTGAAAAAGATTTCAGTCGCCTAGGTAGATTTTCCAATGAAACACTCTGCAGCTAATCAGAATATTTTCCATTTTACGAAGTGAGCACAGCTCCACTAGTTAGTTTCTTGTAGTAGAATCCGCCCACCTCGATCAAGTTCTAAACTTGGTACATGTGCTCAATATTTACAGCTTTCTTTTAGTGGTAGCCGACGTATACGTCGATAATGAAACATCCGTGCTGACTTCGTCAAATCTTAAGATTTGCTAGTACAGTTTTTAGAGATGCTAATAGAGGTAAGATATGCGTGTGTATATTTATAGGGACGACCGTGCGCGTGTTGTGAACGTATGTTtgtcatatgtttttttttaagaaaaaaccaATTTGCAAAGTTCTGTGGTACATTTTGATAACGGACTAGTCTCTCTTGGTTGAGTACGCATGTGATCCGATgtcctttttttcaaaaaaaaaagagaaaaactcaTATATGATGTCAAGATAATTGAAAACTGCTGAAACTCAAAGGCCCCAGCGTACGGAGCCCATATTGTTTCATTATTTTCCAAGGAGCAGGAACCCTTCATTTTCTTACGCATttatagtagagatagagatctTTATAGGGTACGCAGTCCAACTAAATTTGTGAGTGAATAATGATAAAGTTCACTCTGACAAAAACAGTGGGGAAAAGGAAAATTTGAGGCGGTGCAAGCCCAGCAATTAACATATACATAGCGTGACGCAATCCAGTGTTTAAATTTGCTTTTTTTAAGACCTTATCTTAAGATGTCGACAATAGTCGCAGCAGAACAGTTTAAAAAGAGGCTAATTTGAGTTGGTTGGGATGCTAATACTTTAATTTTACACATGATTTAGCCGGCCGGGCCCTCTCTTTCCGGCGGCTTTGATATCTAAACATGAATCTCACTGTCAAGAAAGTTGCAATTTGCCAACCTCCCAGAGACTCAGAGTAACAGGTAAGCTGAATTTGCTGGGGTGCTATCTCTAATCGTGGGAAGAAAAGGTGAGGCCGGTGACGAAAAGGATGGAATAATGGCTGGGGAAAAAAAGCATTACTATCAAGTTGGTTAAAAAGAAGGTACATAGATGGTGACTACACAGCTATAGCCAAGCCAAAGACTGGTTAATTAGTCAATAAGTGGCTGCTTAATTGCTCGGGGATATCTGATCTTTGATTAATCCTGGAATCTGACTCTCAGcgtgaccttttttttttactcagtGGATGCATAGTGCCATGTGTGATATATACTCACTAGATAGAATAGCACAGTGTTCTTCTGTCGCAAGCGAAGTTACTTAGAAATTGTCCTGAAAGCTCTGTGACCGAACCAATGTCTTTGGATCTTTTATTCTGTGGTGTTtcaggaaaagaaaattaagcTAGAAAGAGGATTGCTCACTTCCACCACATACGTGCCGCTTTCACAGGGGAGACGACATGGATAAAAATCATCAGTGACAACACAAGGATGAACTGAAGAGACTGAACTATAGAGACAGAGAACGTGACTAAATCAATAAATAGCAAAGCTAGTGaaaagtccaaaaaaaaaaaacgcccgTAGTTTCTACATGTATGAAAAGGAACTGCTACGAGAGTGGAAGTGTGGTGTCCTACTTCCACCCTTATTAAGGTGCCTCGATTCATCATTAAGGGCATATTCTTTGGTAGCTTAATTAAACCCGCTTGCTTGTTTCCGCGCAAGTTGCAGTGTCACTCACTGATCGATCATCTCACTGTACAGTGCCGAACAACGATGGCTATAAATGAGGACACCGGCTGGCGCAAGTTCTCCACAAGCCACCTCGATCGATCTCCATTGAAATCAAGGCACCTTAATAATTTCTAGTACCATATTAAGCTAAGAAAAGTAGTGTTAAATATATGGCTTCTCGCAGAAGTGCAGCTAGTCCGgccatggcagcagcagcagcagcggtggtggctGTGTGCTTGCTGGTGTGcagtgctccggcggcggcggcggcgaagaagccgTCGTACCCGCCGGTGGCGAAGGGGCTATCGTTCGATCACTACAAGAAGAGTTG
Proteins encoded in this window:
- the LOC127762650 gene encoding 40S ribosomal protein S10-1-like produces the protein MIISKKNRREICKYLFHEGVLYAKKDYNLAKHPKVDVPNLEVIKLMQSFKSKEYVRETFSWQHYYWYLTNDGIEHLRSYLNLPSEVVPNTLKKSAKPPSRPFGSGPPGDRPRGPPRFEGDRPRFGDRDGYRGGPRGAPGDFGGEKGGAPAEFQPSFRGSRPGFGRGGGGAFGGGASSME